Proteins encoded together in one Equus asinus isolate D_3611 breed Donkey chromosome 12, EquAss-T2T_v2, whole genome shotgun sequence window:
- the TRIB1 gene encoding tribbles homolog 1 isoform X1 — protein sequence MRVGPVRSAMSGAAQPRGPALLLPAPRGAPTKRLLDADDAAAVAAKCPRLSECSSPPDYLSPPGSPCSPQPPPAAPVSGGGAGSAPGPSRIADYLLLPLAEREHVSRALCIHTGRELRCKVFPIKHYQDKIRPYIQLPSHRNITGIVEVILGETKAYVFFERDFGDMHSYVRSRKRLREEEAARLFKQIVSAVAHCHQSAIVLGDLKLRKFVFSTEERTQLRLESLEDTHIIKGEDDALSDKHGCPAYVSPEILNTTGTYSGKAADVWSLGVMLYTLLVGRYPFHDSDPSALFSKIRRGQFCIPDHISPKARCLIRSLLRREPSERLAAPDILLHPWFESVLEAGYVDSEMGTSDQIVPEYQEDSDISSFFC from the exons ATGCGGGTCGGTCCCGTGCGCTCTGCCATGAGCGGCGCCGCgcagccccgtggcccagcctTGCTGCTCCCGGCCCCCCGAGGCGCCCCAACCAAACGCCTGCTGGACGCGGACGACGCGGCGGCCGTGGCGGCCAAGTGCCCGCGCCTCTCGGAGTGCTCGAGCCCCCCGGACTACCTCAGCCCTCCTGGCTCTCCCTGCAGCCCGCAGCCTCCGCCCGCCGCGCCGGTGTCTGGCGGCGGCGCCGGGAGCGCGCCGGGGCCCAGCCGCATCGCCGACTacctgctgctgccgctggccGAGCGCGAGCATGTGTCCCGGGCGCTGTGCATCCACACGGGCCGCGAGCTGCGCTGCAAG GTGTTTCCTATTAAACACTACCAAGACAAAATCCGGCCTTACATCCAGCTGCCATCACACAGGAACATCACCGGCATCGTGGAAGTGATCCTTGGGGAAACCAAGGCCTATGTGTTCTTTGAGAGGGACTTTGGGGACATGCACTCCTACGTGCGAAGCCGGAAGAGGCTGCGGGAAGAGGAGGCCGCCCGGCTCTTCAAGCAGATTGTCTCCGCCGTTGCCCACTGCCACCAGTCGGCCATCGTGCTGGGGGACCTGAAGCTTAGGAAATTCGTCTTCTCCACGGAGGAGAG AACCCAGCTTAGACTGGAAAGTCTAGAAGATACACACATCATCAAGGGCGAGGATGATGCTCTCTCAGACAAACATGGCTGCCCTGCCTACGTGAGCCCCGAGATTTTGAACACCACTGGGACCTACTCTGGGAAGGCGGCTGATGTTTGGAGCCTGGGGGTGATGCTCTACACCCTTTTGGTGGGACGATACCCATTCCATGACTCAGACCCCAGTGCCCTTTTCTCCAAAATCCGACGTGGACAGTTCTGCATTCCTGACCACATTTCCCCCAAAGCCAGGTGCCTCATCCGCAGCCTCCTGAGACGGGAGCCTTCGGAGAGACTCGCCGCTCCTGACATCTTACTCCACCCCTGGTTTGAGTCCGTCTTGGAAGCTGGGTACGTCGACTCAGAAATGGGAACTTCAGACCAGATCGTTCCAGAGTACCAGGAGGACAGCGACATTAGTTCCTTCTTCTGCTAA
- the TRIB1 gene encoding tribbles homolog 1 isoform X2: MHFQGLLFSSWRSQREPSVSHFAAGSLDCQQGRATEGRSLGLSFPELMASWKVFPIKHYQDKIRPYIQLPSHRNITGIVEVILGETKAYVFFERDFGDMHSYVRSRKRLREEEAARLFKQIVSAVAHCHQSAIVLGDLKLRKFVFSTEERTQLRLESLEDTHIIKGEDDALSDKHGCPAYVSPEILNTTGTYSGKAADVWSLGVMLYTLLVGRYPFHDSDPSALFSKIRRGQFCIPDHISPKARCLIRSLLRREPSERLAAPDILLHPWFESVLEAGYVDSEMGTSDQIVPEYQEDSDISSFFC; the protein is encoded by the exons ATGCATTTCCAGGGACTGCTTTTCAGCTCTTGGAGATCCCAGCGGGAACCTTCTGTCAGCCACTTTGCTGCGGGCAGCCTTGACTGCCAGCAAGGAAGGGCCACAGAGGGCCGGTCTTTGGGGCTTAGCTTTCCGGAACTGATGGCCTCATGGAAG GTGTTTCCTATTAAACACTACCAAGACAAAATCCGGCCTTACATCCAGCTGCCATCACACAGGAACATCACCGGCATCGTGGAAGTGATCCTTGGGGAAACCAAGGCCTATGTGTTCTTTGAGAGGGACTTTGGGGACATGCACTCCTACGTGCGAAGCCGGAAGAGGCTGCGGGAAGAGGAGGCCGCCCGGCTCTTCAAGCAGATTGTCTCCGCCGTTGCCCACTGCCACCAGTCGGCCATCGTGCTGGGGGACCTGAAGCTTAGGAAATTCGTCTTCTCCACGGAGGAGAG AACCCAGCTTAGACTGGAAAGTCTAGAAGATACACACATCATCAAGGGCGAGGATGATGCTCTCTCAGACAAACATGGCTGCCCTGCCTACGTGAGCCCCGAGATTTTGAACACCACTGGGACCTACTCTGGGAAGGCGGCTGATGTTTGGAGCCTGGGGGTGATGCTCTACACCCTTTTGGTGGGACGATACCCATTCCATGACTCAGACCCCAGTGCCCTTTTCTCCAAAATCCGACGTGGACAGTTCTGCATTCCTGACCACATTTCCCCCAAAGCCAGGTGCCTCATCCGCAGCCTCCTGAGACGGGAGCCTTCGGAGAGACTCGCCGCTCCTGACATCTTACTCCACCCCTGGTTTGAGTCCGTCTTGGAAGCTGGGTACGTCGACTCAGAAATGGGAACTTCAGACCAGATCGTTCCAGAGTACCAGGAGGACAGCGACATTAGTTCCTTCTTCTGCTAA